One window of Candidatus Tectomicrobia bacterium genomic DNA carries:
- the gatD gene encoding Glu-tRNA(Gln) amidotransferase subunit GatD: MNATPPDSLKGYRGRAREVLKSFQASVWSEVEAETTRGKFRGIVLPRSETADDKHIVLKLVTGYNVGIKADNVLAIREIGRREAHYQIPEKEFPFDSAKPNVTLLGTGGTIASRLDYRTGAVIPAFSPGELYGAVPELADICNLKTIKLYGVFSENIGPEHWVGTARAIAREIESGVDGIVVGHGTDTMHYTAAALTFMVQDPPVPIVMVGSQRSSDRPSSDAALNLIHATNAAARGPIAEVMVCMFGPTSDLYGLLHRGVRVRKMHSSYRSTFRTLSDVPLARVQGDTVTPIKPDWKPRRRDRSVKLETRFEEKVAILYYYPNMQPDVLEALIDNGYKGIVIAGTGLGHVNKPLYPALEKAQKAGVPMYMTVQTLWGYAQMYVYDTGRDMMARGVVPLANMLPEVAYVKLGWALGQTKDIEEVNRIMLTRISDDMTDREPPNGYLVLQGGLPEVDSALGRYLK; this comes from the coding sequence ATGAATGCGACCCCGCCGGATTCCCTGAAGGGCTACCGCGGCCGCGCCCGGGAGGTGCTCAAGTCGTTCCAGGCCAGCGTCTGGAGCGAGGTCGAGGCCGAGACGACGCGCGGCAAGTTCCGTGGAATCGTTCTTCCGCGCTCCGAGACGGCGGATGATAAGCACATCGTCCTGAAGCTCGTGACCGGCTACAACGTCGGTATCAAGGCGGACAACGTCCTGGCCATCCGGGAGATCGGGCGGCGGGAGGCCCATTACCAGATTCCCGAGAAGGAGTTCCCCTTCGATTCGGCGAAGCCGAACGTGACCCTCCTCGGCACCGGGGGAACCATCGCCAGCCGGCTGGACTACCGGACGGGCGCCGTCATCCCCGCCTTCTCCCCGGGGGAATTGTACGGCGCCGTGCCTGAGCTCGCCGACATCTGCAACCTCAAGACCATCAAGCTGTACGGCGTGTTCAGCGAGAACATCGGCCCCGAGCATTGGGTCGGGACGGCCCGGGCCATCGCGCGCGAGATCGAGAGCGGCGTGGACGGCATCGTCGTGGGTCACGGCACCGACACCATGCACTACACCGCCGCGGCCCTCACTTTTATGGTGCAGGACCCGCCCGTGCCGATCGTGATGGTGGGCTCGCAGCGGTCCAGCGACAGGCCCAGCTCCGACGCCGCCCTCAATCTCATCCATGCGACGAACGCGGCGGCGAGGGGCCCCATCGCCGAAGTGATGGTCTGCATGTTCGGTCCCACGAGCGACCTGTACGGCCTCCTGCACCGGGGCGTCCGGGTGCGGAAGATGCACAGCAGCTACCGCTCCACTTTCCGGACGCTGAGCGACGTTCCGCTGGCCCGGGTGCAGGGCGATACCGTCACCCCCATCAAGCCGGACTGGAAACCGAGGCGGCGGGACCGGAGCGTGAAGCTCGAGACGCGATTCGAGGAGAAAGTCGCGATTCTCTACTACTACCCGAACATGCAGCCCGACGTCCTGGAGGCGCTCATCGACAACGGCTACAAGGGCATCGTCATCGCCGGCACGGGGCTCGGCCACGTCAACAAGCCGCTCTATCCGGCTCTGGAGAAGGCCCAGAAGGCCGGGGTCCCCATGTACATGACCGTCCAGACCCTCTGGGGATACGCGCAGATGTACGTATACGACACGGGGCGCGACATGATGGCGCGCGGCGTCGTCCCGCTCGCGAACATGCTGCCGGAGGTCGCCTACGTGAAGCTCGGCTGGGCGCTCGGGCAGACGAAGGACATCGAGGAAGTAAACCGGATCATGCTGACGCGGATCTCGGACGACATGACCGACCGCGAGCCGCCCAACGGATATCTGGTGCTCCAGGGAGGGCTGCCCGAGGTGGACAGCGCCCTCGGGCGGTACTTGAAGTAA